A single genomic interval of Pyrus communis chromosome 7, drPyrComm1.1, whole genome shotgun sequence harbors:
- the LOC137740214 gene encoding probable WRKY transcription factor 40 yields the protein MDYSAAYDDTSLDLNSMPLRLFNDTPMIKKEVHSKILIDFGRQLSPKEESGALLEELHRVSAENKKLTEMLTVMGENYNALRNQLLEYMSKNPEKELSPISKKRKSESSNNNTNSNNIMNGAVNRNSESSSSDGESYKKPREEIVKAKISRACVQTEASDTSLVVKDGYQWRKYGQKVTRDNPCPRAYFKCSFAPSCPVKKKVQRSVEDQSILVATYEGEHNHPNPSQIEATSGSNHCVAIGSVPCSTSLGSTGPTITLDLTKSKSSTADAKSTKTRTETPEVRKFLVQQMASSLTKDPDFTKALAAAISGRILQHNIY from the exons ATGGACTACTCAGCTGCATATGATGATACTTCTTTGGATCTTAATTCCATGCCTCTCAGACTTTTCAATGACACTCCG ATGATCAAAAAAGAGGTGCATAGCAAAATATTGATCGACTTTGGGAGGCAGCTTTCACCTAAAGAAGAG AGCGGTGCCCTATTGGAAGAATTGCACCGAGTGAGTGCAGAGAACAAGAAGCTAACAGAAATGTTGACGGTGATGGGAGAGAACTACAATGCTTTGAGAAACCAACTGTTGGAGTACATGAGCAAGAACCCTGAGAAGGAGCTTAGCCcaatttcaaagaaaagaaagtccgaaagcagcaacaacaacacaAACAGTAATAATATCATGAATGGAGCAGTGAATAGAAACTCGGAGAGCAGTTCCAGTGATGGAGAGTCCTACAAGAAACCAAGAGAAGAGATCGTCAAGGCTAAGATTTCAAGGGCTTGTGTCCAGACAGAAGCATCTGATACAAGCTTG GTTGTGAAAGATGGATATCAATGGAGGAAATATGGCCAAAAAGTTACTAGGGATAATCCTTGTCCTAGAGCTTACTTCAAATGCTCTTTTGCTCCAAGCTGCCCTGTCAAAAAGAAG GTTCAAAGAAGTGTTGAGGACCAATCTATTTTGGTGGCAACTTATGAAGGTGAACACAACCACCCCAACCCTTCCCAAATTGAAGCAACATCGGGCTCAAACCACTGCGTGGCAATAGGATCCGTCCCTTGCTCAACCTCCCTTGGCTCAACTGGACCTACAATTACTCTTGACTTGACCAAATCCAAGTCCAGTACTGCAGATGCCAAGAGCACAAAAACAAGAACTGAAACACCCGAAGTTCGCAAATTTTTGGTGCAGCAGATGGCTTCTTCCTTGACAAAGGATCCCGATTTCACGAAAGCACTTGCAGCAGCCATATCAGGAAGAATACTTCAACATAATATttattga